The nucleotide window GCTTCATAGGGCAGGATGCCGGATAACGTCCGGTGGAGGCGACTCCAAGGATAGTGCAACAGAAATATACCGCCGGCTTTTAGCCGGTAAGGTTGGAAGGGCAGTGTAAGAGACTACCGCTCTCCTGGTAACAGGGGAGGCATATGTAAACCCCATCCGAAGCAAGACCGAACAGAAAGCATAAGACGGCCCGTCTGCTTTCGGGTAGGTTGCTTGAGCCTTCCGGTGACGGCAGGCCTAGATAGATGACCATTCGCGACAGAACCCGGCTTATAGTCCTGCTCATATTGAAAACAAGGGAATGTCCCGTGAACGGCCGCTGGGCCGTTTTTTATATCTGCTTTGTTATTTCATAGGAAGCCAGTGGGGAAATATGAAGAGAGAAGTACATCTTGATGAAATAGAACGGTTATATGGATTGAATGATATGGTAAAGGCTGACTGCGGAGGATGCGCGGGGTGCTCCGTCTGCTGTCACGGTATGGGAAACTCTGTGATCTTGGATCCGCTGGACGCATATCGCCTTTTAAAAGGCCTTTCTGCAACCTTTAAAGAACTGCTCGAGGAAAGCGCAGAGCTCCATGTGGAGGAAGGAATCATCCTGCCGAATCTTAAAATGACGGGCCGGGAGGAGAGCTGTGTTTTTTTGGATGATACAGGGAGATGCTCCGTCCATGCTTATCGTCCGGGTCTCTGCCGTATTTTCCCTCTGGGGAGATATTACGAGGGACATTCGTTCCGGTATTATTTACAGAGCAGCCAGTGTCCGAAATCCGGCCGGACGAAAATAAAGGTAAAGAAGTGGATCGATATTCCGGATGCCGGACAGAATGAGCATTTTATCCTGGAGTGGCATGACTTTCTCAAGGAACTGAAAGAGCGTTTTGCCGGAAGCAGGGACGAAGCGCTTCAAAAGGACGTAAACACGTTTGTGCTGAACCTGTTTTATGCAGAACCATACGATATGGAGGCAGACTTTTATATCCAGTTTGAGGAACGGCTTGCCAAGGCAAAAAAGCTGGTCTCAGCGTTAGAATGGTGATGATCAGGCAGAATAGGGTTTTCGATACTCCAATATGTGATGAGGAAAGCTATATGATGCCGAATACAAAGCGTTTAATCCAGATTCGGATTCTATAAATTGAAAAATGGGGTTGCATCAGATACAATCCATGGTACAATGGAAGAGTAAAAAACTAAAGCGGGGAAATAATATGAAACGGATTGCACGGTTTGAAAAGGTCAGCAAATCCCAGTTCAGCAGGGATTTTCTGGATACCTTCGGGCGAGAAGAGAAAGCGGCATGTGAAGCGGCATATGAAATGGCCGAGGTGCCGAAAAGGGCCACATCCGGATCGGCGGGCTATGATTTCATCACTCCGGTTCCCATCTGCCTGAAGCCGGGAGATTCTGTCAAGATTCCGACGGGGATCCGCGTTTCGATGGAAGAAGGCTGGGTGCTTCAGATTTATCCGAGAAGCGGCCTTGGCTTCAAATATAGGCTTCAGATGAACAACACAGTCGGCATAGTGGACAGCGATTATTATCATTCTGAGAATGAAGGTCATATATTCATTAAGATCACCAACGACAGCAGAGAGGGAAAAGAACTTCGCCTGGAAGCGGGTAGCGGTTTTGCCCAGGGGATTTTTATGGAATTTGGGATCACGGAGGATGACGATGCGGCAGCCGTGAGGAACGGCGGTTTCGGAAGCACCGGAGTATGACTGCGGGATGATGATTAAAATAGAAATAGGATAAGGAGAGGACTATGAGTGAATATGTAATTATGACGGATTCGGCATCTGATCTGCCGGAGGAGTATATCAAGGAGCACGATCTGGATGTGCTGAATTTATTTTATAATCTGGAAGGTACCATTTATGGAGGAGAGCATCTGCTGAGCATTCAGGATTTTTATCAGAAGATGCGGGCGGGAAGCATGCCCACCACCATGGCTGTAAATCCGGAAGACGCGGGAAATGCCATGCGCAGGCATCTGGAAGCAGGAAAAGATATTCTGTATCTTGCTTTCTCATCCGGGCTCAGCGCCAGCTATCAGAATGCTGTGATTGCAGCCAACGATCTGAAGGAAGAGTTTCCGGACAGGAAGATCATCGTAATCGATTCTCTGTGCGCTTCCATGGGAGAGGGCCTTTTCGTACATAAGGCGCTCAAGCTCAGAGATGCGGGGAAATCCCTTGAGGAAGCGGCAAAGTGGCTGGAGGACCATAAGCTGAATGTGTGCCACCAGTTTACCGTGGATGACCTCCACCACCTTCATAGAGGCGGCCGGGTATCCAAGACCACGGCGGTCCTGGGGACTTTGATCAATGTAAAGCCGGTGCTTCATGTGGATAATGAAGGCAAGCTCGTTTCCTTATGTAATGTAAGGGGACGGAAGAAGTCTCTTCAGGCGCTGGTATCCAATATGGAAAAAACGATCGAAGGGTTTGAGGACGAGAACGAAGATATCTTCATCAGCCACGGAGACTGTCTGGAGGACGCAAAATATGTGGCGGAGCTGATCGAGGAAAAGTTTGGCCCCAAGAAATTTTATATCAGCTATGTCAGCGCCGTTATCGGCGCACATTCCGGTCCCGGCACCATGGCGCTTTTCTATATGGGAAATAAACGGTAAGAGGAAATTATGAAAGAACGATGGAAAAAGATCCGGGCGGGCCTGCTGGCCTGCCTGTGTGTCCTTCTGCTGGCCTCCTGTGCCGGCGGAAAAGGCAGTGATGAGAATAAAAAAGGGCTTTCCCTTTATGGAGACGGAAAGTATGAAGAAGCCATAGCATCCTTTGACAAAGCCATCCAGAAAGATGGGGAGCGTGCGGAATATTATACCAATAAAGGCATGGCTCAGCTGGCTCATGGAGATTACGACGGAGCGAGAGTTTCTCTGACCCATGGCATCAGTCTGGCTCCCGAAGACCCTGGAGTGTACCGAGCCATGGGAATCGTCTACTATCAGGAAGAAAACTATGAAGAAGCGGTTCATTATTTTGAGGCAGCGTTAAATGTTCTGGGGACGGAGAAAAAGCAGGAGGAGCTCCGTACCGATATCTGTCTTTATAAGGCAGAGGCGGAAAGCCGGAATGGAAACCATGAAGCCGCAGTCGAGGATTATGGTACGCTGATCTCCGGGGATGAGAAAAATCCGGAGTATTACTTTCTGAGAGGAAAGGCTTATGCTGCGTCCGGAGATTTGGACAATGCGAAATCAGATTTTGATAAAGTGAAGGATCTGGCTCCTGCGGATATGGATTATTATGTAGACATGTATCTGACGCTGGAGGAGAACGGGCGTGCGGAGGATGGGATTCCTTATCTGGAGACAGCGCTGGGCTTAAAGGCAAAATCCTCAGAGGAGCAGAGAAACAGGGGAGCGATCCAGTATCTTCTTGGGAATTATGAAGAGGCAAGGACTGAACTGGAGCAGGTTAAGGAAGAAGAGCGGGACGGAAATACCTGGATTTACTTGGGACTGGCCTGCGAGGCGCTGGGAGACGGCGAGGCGGCTAACCATGCGTTTGAACAGGCTTTGGCAGGCGCGTCGAGCAAGTCATCTGTGTACTATCAGATGGCGCTTTGTCAGATGCGTCTTGAGAATTACCAGCAGGCACTGTCAGATGCACAGTCGGGCATTTCTGAAAATGACGGTTCGCTTATACAGGAGCTGTCATATGTAGAGGCTGCCTGTTATGAATACTTGGGTGACTTCCAGACTGCCCTGCAGAAATTCACCGCTTATCGGGACACCTATGGCAGCAATGAGAAGATAGACCATGAGATTGCCTTTTTGGAAACGAGGCAGCAGTGACGCCGGCCCGGCCCCTAAATGACAGGACGGGGAATCTGGCATGTCGTATATGAGGGAATATGATCGATATTAAAGAAATAGAAGAACGTGTGATATTAGTCGGAGTCAGCACCAGCGACGGCGACGATACCGAGGCTTCTCTTAAAGAGCTCTCCGAGCTGGTGAAGACGGCGGGAGCCGTTTCGGTGGGGACCTTAATTCAAAACCGGGAAGCGGTGCATCCCGGCACTTATCTGGGCACCGGGAAGATTTCCGAACTGAAAGAATATCTGGAAGCGGAAGGTGCCACCGGGATCGTCTGCGATGACGAGCTTTCTCCGGCGCAGCTTCGGAACCTTGAAAGTCTCCTGGATGTAAAGGTGATGGACCGCACTCTGGTCATCCTGGATATTTTTGCTTCCAGGGCGTCCACCAGAGAAGGGAAGATTCAGGTGGAACTGGCGCAGCTCCGCTACCGGGCCGCCAGGCTGGTAGGGCTCCGCAATTCGCTGTCCCGTCTGGGCGGCGGAATTGGAACCAGAGGGCCGGGAGAAAAAAAGCTGGAGGTTGACCGCCGCCTGATCCATCAGAGAATATCTGTACTGAAGGCAGAGCTTGAGGATGTGAAACGGCACAGGGAGACGACCAGGAAGCAGAGGGAACGGAACCATATGTCAGTGGCGGCGATCGTAGGCTATACCAATGCCGGAAAGTCGACGCTCCTCAATACGCTCACTGACGCGGACGTGGTGTCTGAGGACAAGCTGTTTGCTACCCTGGATCCTACGACGAGGGAGCTTCCGCTGCCGGACGGTGAGACCGTTCTTTTGACGGACACCGTGGGGTTTATCCGTAAGCTGCCCCATCATCTGGTGGAAGCGTTTAAAAGTACTCTGGAGGAAGCCAAATATGCGGATATGATTCTTCATGTGGTGGATGCGTCCAACCCGTCCATGGATATTCAGATGCATACGGTGTATGAAACTTTAAAGAGCCTTGAGGTCATGGGAAAGACAGTCATCACTCTGTTTAACAAAATTGACCGGATGGAAGAGCTGCCTATCCTGCGGGATTTTCAGGCAGATGAGACTCTTTGTATATCTGCAAAGGCCGGTACAGGCCTTCCGGAGCTCAAGGTGCTTCTTTCCAGGATCCTTCGGGAGAGAAAGATATATCTGGAACGGCTTTATCCCTACAGTGAGGCTGGGAAAATACAGCTCATACGAAAATATGGACAGCTGCTTTCCGAGGAGTATAAGGAAGATGGAATTGCGGTGACGGCATATATGCCGGCAGAGCTGATCGGAAAAATATAAGACTGTATTCTGGATGACCAGAGCCCGGATTTACCGGAAACTCTGGTTTTTCCAATTATTGGAAATCTAGATATGGTATTAGGATAAAATAAAACTCATATATCTTGTGTTTTCCTATTGACGTAACAAATAGCCTTTGCTATAATCTATCGTGTGGCTTGAGGCGGCCAGCCTTGTTTTGCCGGAAAGGGGATTTATATGTTTAACGTAATTAAACGAGACGGAGAAATAGCGGAGTTCAATCTGAACAAAATAAAAGACGCAGTTCTCAAAGCATTTGTGGCAACAAATAAAATGTATACGGAAGAGATTCTGGAGCTTCTGTCCCTGCGTGTGACTGCGGATTTTCAGAATAAAATTGAAGACGGCCGTGTGACCGTGGAGCAGATTCAGGACAGTGTAGAGCATGTCCTGGAGCAGGCCGGCTATACGGATGTGGCGAAAGCTTATATTTTGTACAGGAAGCAGCGGGAAAAGATCCGCAATATGAAGTCCACGATTCTGGATTACAGCGATGTGGTAAACAGCTATGTGAAGGTCGAGGACTGGAGGGTGAAGGAAAACTCTACGGTCACATATTCCGTAGGCGGACTGATCCTCAGCAATTCAGGCGCTGTCACAGCGAATTACTGGCTGTCTGAAATATACGATGAAGAAGTCGCAAACGCTCACAGAGGAGCAGATATCCATCTGCACGATCTTTCCATGCTGACCGGATATTGTGCCGGATGGTCCTTGAAGCAGCTGATCATGGAAGGACTGGGCGGAATTGACGGAAAGATCACATCGTCTCCTGCCAAGCATCTGTCCGTGCTCTGCAACCAGATGGTGAATTTTCTGGGCATAATGCAGAATGAATGGGCAGGAGCCCAGGCGTTTTCTTCCTTTGATACATATCTGGCTCCTTTTGTGAAGGCAGACAATTTATCTTACCGGGAAGTGAAAAAATGTATTGAGTCGTTTATCTATGGAGTCAATACGCCGAGCAGATGGGGAACCCAGGCTCCTTTTTCCAATATCACATTGGACTGGACGGTACCTTCTGATCTGGCGGAGCTTCCGGCGCTTGTCGGCGGCAGGGAAATGGACTTCAAATACAAAGACTGCAAAAAAGAAATGGATATGGTGAATAAGGCTTTCATCGAGACTATGATCGAAGGGGATGCCAATGGACGAGGATTCCAGTATCCGATTCCCACTTATTCCATAACCAATGATTTTGACTGGTCGGATACGGAAAACAACCGTCTTCTGTTTGAGATGACTTCCAAGTATGGGACGCCATATTTTTCCAATTATATAAACAGTGACATGGAACCCAGCGATGTCCGCAGCATGTGCTGCCGGCTGAGACTGGATCTGAGGGAACTCAGGAAAAAGACAGGCGGATTCTTTGGATCCGGAGAGAGTACAGGCAGCATTGGAGTAGTCACGATCAATATGCCGAGGATTGCTTATCTGGCGGAGGACGAGGCAGACTTTTATGCCAGACTTGACCGGATGATGGATATTTCGGCCCGTTCCCTTAAGACCAAGAGGAGCGTTATTACAAAGCTTTTGGAGGAAGGCCTTTATCCTTATACCAAACGCTATCTCGGGTCATTTGACAATCATTTCTCCACGATCGGTCTGATCGGCATGAATGAAGTGGGTCTGAATGCGAAGTGGCTGGGCGGAGATATGACTGATGAAAAGACTCAGAAGTTCACCAAGGATGTGCTGAACCACATGAGGGAGAGGCTATCCGATTATCAGGAGATGTACGGAGATCTGTATAATCTGGAGGCGACGCCTGCGGAATCCACCACATTCCGGCTTGCAAAGCATGACAGAGAACGGTATCCGGATATCAAGACCGCGGGGAAAGAGGGAGATACCCCTTATTATACCAACAGCTCCCACCTTCCGGTGGAATATACGGCGGATATTTTTGACGCTTTGGATATCCAGGATGAGCTTCAGACTCTTTACACGTCCGGCACGGTATTCCACGCGTTCCTAGGCGAAAAGCTTCCGGACTGGAAAGCGGCGGCAAAGCTGGTGCATGTGATCGCCGACAATTATCGACTTCCTTATTACACCATGTCGCCTACCTATTCTGTCTGCAGTGAGCATGGCTATATCGCCGGCGAACATTTTACCTGTCCGACCTGCGGTAAGCGGGCTGAGGTATACAGCCGGATCACCGGATATTACCGGCCGGTGCAGAACTGGAACGAAGGCAAGACGCAGGAATATAAGAACCGTCAAGTATACGACCCGGTAAATTCCTGCTTGAAAAAGGGAGCAGGAAGCAATGTGACCTACAGCCAGGAAAATTGTGAAAAAAAAGAAGCGGAAGGACAGGTAAAAGCAGCCCTTAAATATTTGTTCACCACGAAGACCTGCCCCAACTGCAAGCTGGCTAAGGAATTCCTGAAGGATGAGGAATATGAGGTTATTGACGCTGAAGAACATGTGGATCTGGCGGCGCAGTACGGCGTGATGCAGGCTCCGACGCTGGTCGTGGTGCAGGGCAGCGAAACAGAGAAGTATGTAAATGCGTCCAATATCAGGAGGTATGTGGAAGCACGCTGAGGAACGGGGACAAGGAGCAGACTATGAGCTATGCGGATAAGGTTTTTATCGAAACTTGTAAGGATATTCTGGAAAACGGCGTGTGGGACACGGATTATGATGTCAGGCCCAGATGGGAAGACGGAACTCCCGCCCATACCATTAAGAAATTCGGCGTGGTAAACAGGTATGATCTGTCAAAGGAGTTTCCCATCATCACCATCAGAAAGAGTGCGTTCAAAGGCGCTATCGATGAGATTCTCTGGATTTGGCAGAAGAAATCCAACCGCGTGGCGGAGCTTGGAAGCCATGTCTGGGATTCCTGGACCGACGAGAGTGGGACCATAGGGAAAGCCTATGGATATCAGCTGGGTGTGAAGCATCAGTATAAAGAAGGAATGTTCGATCAGGTAGACCGGGTGCTGTATGATCTGAAGCATAATCCCAGCAGCCGCAGGATGCTGACGAACATATTCAACCATCAGGACCTCCATGAAATGATGCTGTATCCGTGCGCCTACAGTATGACGTTCAATGTATCAGGAAACCGCTTAAACGGTATCTTGAATCAGCGTTCTCAGGACATGCTGACGGCCAATAACTGGAATACTTGTCAGTATGCGGTTCTTTTGTGCATGTTTGCCCAGGTATCAGGCCTTGAACCGGGAGAGCTGGTGCATGTGATCGCGGATGCCCATATCTACGACCGGCATGTTCCGATGGTGGAAGAACTCATAAAAAGGGAGCCTTACGAGGCGCCGGAGTTTGCCATGGATAAATCCATTACGGATTTTTATCAGTTCACCGTGGACAGCTTTTCGCTGAAGGATTATAAATATCATCCGTTTAAAGAACGGATACCAGTGGCGGTTTGACAGACGGCAGGAGGGCGTATGCAGATAATTGTAGCAGCAGATGAGAACTGGGCGATCGGCAGAGGTGGGGCTCTTCTATGGCATCTGCCGGAGGATATGAAGTTTTTCCGGAAGATGACCACCGGAAATGTCGTGGTAATGGGACGCAAAACTCTGGACAGCTTTCCCGGCGGAAAGCCCCTTAAAAACCGGACTAACGTGGTGCTGTCGGGGAATCCGGATTTTTCCAGGACAGGTACTATAGTCCTTCACAGTGTGGGAGAGGCTCTTGAATATCTGAATCGGTATGATGCAAGTGATGTGTTTATTGCCGGAGGGGGCCATATTTACAGGGAGTTTCTTCCATATTGTGATACGGCGTTTGTGACGAAGGTTTATAAAAGCTATGAGGCAGATACGTATTTTCCTGACTTGGATAAATCGCCGGAATGGGAACTTAAAGAAGAGGGAGGAAGACAGGAGCAGGAAGGAATCGAGTTTGCGTTTACCGTCTATCGACGGAAATAAACGGCAGTAACGAAGGCAAATCGAGAAGGACAGCTGCAAAAGGGCAGCGGCGATACAGAGTGCGAAACAAAACGCGGGTGAGAAGTCCAGAGAGACGGATGCCCGCGTTTTTATTTCTGCTATTGGATTCATACAGCGAAGCTCTTCTCATTCAATGAGAAGATAACAGCATATTCACGGAAGCATATCAATTCACAGGAAAGGTAACCGCTTTTTTATTTACATTTACCAGTCCTTCTTCTTTCATTTTCTTAAGCTCTCTCATCATGGCACTTCGGTCCACAGACAAA belongs to Qiania dongpingensis and includes:
- a CDS encoding YkgJ family cysteine cluster protein, coding for MKREVHLDEIERLYGLNDMVKADCGGCAGCSVCCHGMGNSVILDPLDAYRLLKGLSATFKELLEESAELHVEEGIILPNLKMTGREESCVFLDDTGRCSVHAYRPGLCRIFPLGRYYEGHSFRYYLQSSQCPKSGRTKIKVKKWIDIPDAGQNEHFILEWHDFLKELKERFAGSRDEALQKDVNTFVLNLFYAEPYDMEADFYIQFEERLAKAKKLVSALEW
- a CDS encoding dCTP deaminase/dUTPase family protein, with the protein product MKRIARFEKVSKSQFSRDFLDTFGREEKAACEAAYEMAEVPKRATSGSAGYDFITPVPICLKPGDSVKIPTGIRVSMEEGWVLQIYPRSGLGFKYRLQMNNTVGIVDSDYYHSENEGHIFIKITNDSREGKELRLEAGSGFAQGIFMEFGITEDDDAAAVRNGGFGSTGV
- a CDS encoding DegV family protein, which translates into the protein MSEYVIMTDSASDLPEEYIKEHDLDVLNLFYNLEGTIYGGEHLLSIQDFYQKMRAGSMPTTMAVNPEDAGNAMRRHLEAGKDILYLAFSSGLSASYQNAVIAANDLKEEFPDRKIIVIDSLCASMGEGLFVHKALKLRDAGKSLEEAAKWLEDHKLNVCHQFTVDDLHHLHRGGRVSKTTAVLGTLINVKPVLHVDNEGKLVSLCNVRGRKKSLQALVSNMEKTIEGFEDENEDIFISHGDCLEDAKYVAELIEEKFGPKKFYISYVSAVIGAHSGPGTMALFYMGNKR
- a CDS encoding tetratricopeptide repeat protein codes for the protein MKERWKKIRAGLLACLCVLLLASCAGGKGSDENKKGLSLYGDGKYEEAIASFDKAIQKDGERAEYYTNKGMAQLAHGDYDGARVSLTHGISLAPEDPGVYRAMGIVYYQEENYEEAVHYFEAALNVLGTEKKQEELRTDICLYKAEAESRNGNHEAAVEDYGTLISGDEKNPEYYFLRGKAYAASGDLDNAKSDFDKVKDLAPADMDYYVDMYLTLEENGRAEDGIPYLETALGLKAKSSEEQRNRGAIQYLLGNYEEARTELEQVKEEERDGNTWIYLGLACEALGDGEAANHAFEQALAGASSKSSVYYQMALCQMRLENYQQALSDAQSGISENDGSLIQELSYVEAACYEYLGDFQTALQKFTAYRDTYGSNEKIDHEIAFLETRQQ
- the hflX gene encoding GTPase HflX yields the protein MIDIKEIEERVILVGVSTSDGDDTEASLKELSELVKTAGAVSVGTLIQNREAVHPGTYLGTGKISELKEYLEAEGATGIVCDDELSPAQLRNLESLLDVKVMDRTLVILDIFASRASTREGKIQVELAQLRYRAARLVGLRNSLSRLGGGIGTRGPGEKKLEVDRRLIHQRISVLKAELEDVKRHRETTRKQRERNHMSVAAIVGYTNAGKSTLLNTLTDADVVSEDKLFATLDPTTRELPLPDGETVLLTDTVGFIRKLPHHLVEAFKSTLEEAKYADMILHVVDASNPSMDIQMHTVYETLKSLEVMGKTVITLFNKIDRMEELPILRDFQADETLCISAKAGTGLPELKVLLSRILRERKIYLERLYPYSEAGKIQLIRKYGQLLSEEYKEDGIAVTAYMPAELIGKI
- a CDS encoding ribonucleoside triphosphate reductase; amino-acid sequence: MFNVIKRDGEIAEFNLNKIKDAVLKAFVATNKMYTEEILELLSLRVTADFQNKIEDGRVTVEQIQDSVEHVLEQAGYTDVAKAYILYRKQREKIRNMKSTILDYSDVVNSYVKVEDWRVKENSTVTYSVGGLILSNSGAVTANYWLSEIYDEEVANAHRGADIHLHDLSMLTGYCAGWSLKQLIMEGLGGIDGKITSSPAKHLSVLCNQMVNFLGIMQNEWAGAQAFSSFDTYLAPFVKADNLSYREVKKCIESFIYGVNTPSRWGTQAPFSNITLDWTVPSDLAELPALVGGREMDFKYKDCKKEMDMVNKAFIETMIEGDANGRGFQYPIPTYSITNDFDWSDTENNRLLFEMTSKYGTPYFSNYINSDMEPSDVRSMCCRLRLDLRELRKKTGGFFGSGESTGSIGVVTINMPRIAYLAEDEADFYARLDRMMDISARSLKTKRSVITKLLEEGLYPYTKRYLGSFDNHFSTIGLIGMNEVGLNAKWLGGDMTDEKTQKFTKDVLNHMRERLSDYQEMYGDLYNLEATPAESTTFRLAKHDRERYPDIKTAGKEGDTPYYTNSSHLPVEYTADIFDALDIQDELQTLYTSGTVFHAFLGEKLPDWKAAAKLVHVIADNYRLPYYTMSPTYSVCSEHGYIAGEHFTCPTCGKRAEVYSRITGYYRPVQNWNEGKTQEYKNRQVYDPVNSCLKKGAGSNVTYSQENCEKKEAEGQVKAALKYLFTTKTCPNCKLAKEFLKDEEYEVIDAEEHVDLAAQYGVMQAPTLVVVQGSETEKYVNASNIRRYVEAR
- the thyA gene encoding thymidylate synthase, with translation MSYADKVFIETCKDILENGVWDTDYDVRPRWEDGTPAHTIKKFGVVNRYDLSKEFPIITIRKSAFKGAIDEILWIWQKKSNRVAELGSHVWDSWTDESGTIGKAYGYQLGVKHQYKEGMFDQVDRVLYDLKHNPSSRRMLTNIFNHQDLHEMMLYPCAYSMTFNVSGNRLNGILNQRSQDMLTANNWNTCQYAVLLCMFAQVSGLEPGELVHVIADAHIYDRHVPMVEELIKREPYEAPEFAMDKSITDFYQFTVDSFSLKDYKYHPFKERIPVAV
- a CDS encoding dihydrofolate reductase — translated: MQIIVAADENWAIGRGGALLWHLPEDMKFFRKMTTGNVVVMGRKTLDSFPGGKPLKNRTNVVLSGNPDFSRTGTIVLHSVGEALEYLNRYDASDVFIAGGGHIYREFLPYCDTAFVTKVYKSYEADTYFPDLDKSPEWELKEEGGRQEQEGIEFAFTVYRRK